In Pontiella desulfatans, one DNA window encodes the following:
- the ribD gene encoding bifunctional diaminohydroxyphosphoribosylaminopyrimidine deaminase/5-amino-6-(5-phosphoribosylamino)uracil reductase RibD, whose protein sequence is MTSDETFMMRAIELAKMGEGLTRPNPPVGAVLVLEGHIVAEGWHRKAGEDHAERDCIGKLPPMPVNLSSATLYVTLEPCSTHGRTPPCTDIILEKGIGRVVVSVVDLNPAHAGRGLKILEEAGVEVVSGVCEAEGRELVAPFEKFITSGMPYVTLKLASTLDGKIADSEGNSKWITGAEARERVQAMRRRADAIMVGAGTVRADNPSLLPRPSEGREPFRVVIGTTIPADCKVLTDGAAGRTFVRYGALVGVLKELAEEHSVMHVLCEGGGKLAARLIEDGLVDEFVFFIAPKLMGADGLPNFAQTGGLIAGVKELKFHSVEQVGEDILIKAKMEK, encoded by the coding sequence ATGACTTCTGACGAAACATTCATGATGCGGGCGATCGAGCTGGCGAAGATGGGCGAGGGGCTGACCCGCCCGAATCCGCCGGTGGGTGCCGTGCTCGTACTTGAAGGCCATATCGTCGCCGAAGGTTGGCACCGCAAGGCCGGTGAAGACCATGCCGAACGCGATTGCATCGGTAAGCTTCCGCCGATGCCCGTCAATCTGAGCAGCGCCACCCTTTACGTCACGTTGGAGCCGTGCTCCACCCACGGGCGCACACCTCCCTGCACGGACATCATTCTGGAAAAGGGGATTGGTCGTGTGGTGGTTTCCGTCGTCGATCTGAATCCGGCGCACGCCGGTCGCGGACTGAAAATTCTCGAAGAGGCCGGTGTTGAGGTGGTTTCCGGTGTTTGCGAAGCCGAAGGCCGCGAACTGGTCGCCCCGTTCGAAAAATTCATCACCTCCGGCATGCCCTACGTCACGCTCAAGCTGGCATCCACCCTTGACGGAAAGATTGCGGACAGCGAAGGCAACTCCAAATGGATCACCGGCGCCGAAGCCCGCGAGCGGGTGCAGGCCATGCGCCGACGTGCCGACGCCATCATGGTCGGGGCCGGGACGGTGCGCGCCGACAACCCTTCGCTGCTGCCACGCCCGTCCGAGGGCCGGGAACCGTTCCGGGTGGTTATTGGCACAACTATTCCCGCCGATTGCAAGGTGCTGACCGACGGGGCCGCAGGGCGGACATTTGTGCGCTACGGCGCGTTGGTCGGCGTTCTGAAGGAATTGGCGGAAGAACACAGCGTAATGCATGTGCTGTGCGAGGGCGGCGGCAAGCTGGCCGCGCGGTTGATCGAAGACGGACTGGTGGACGAGTTTGTCTTTTTCATCGCCCCGAAACTGATGGGCGCCGACGGCCTGCCGAACTTTGCCCAAACCGGCGGGCTGATCGCTGGTGTGAAAGAATTGAAGTTCCATTCGGTGGAACAGGTGGGTGAAGACATCCTTATTAAAGCGAAAATGGAGAAGTAG
- a CDS encoding GxxExxY protein — MKFDDLSNKVIGCALKVHKELGPGLLESAYEQCLCYELSKAGIGFERQKELPVQYQDVKIDCGYRIDLLIEGALIIELKSVEELQRIHEAQLLTYMKLSKIGTGLLINFNSILLRDGIRRLVL, encoded by the coding sequence ATGAAATTTGATGACCTGTCAAACAAGGTGATTGGTTGTGCTCTGAAAGTTCATAAGGAACTTGGTCCGGGATTACTGGAATCCGCGTATGAGCAGTGTCTTTGTTATGAATTGTCAAAAGCCGGAATCGGGTTTGAGCGCCAAAAAGAGCTGCCTGTTCAATATCAGGATGTCAAGATAGATTGCGGTTATCGAATAGATCTATTAATTGAAGGTGCTCTGATCATCGAGTTGAAAAGTGTAGAAGAGTTGCAGAGAATCCATGAAGCGCAACTTCTGACCTATATGAAACTTTCAAAAATCGGAACAGGGCTGCTGATTAACTTTAATTCTATTTTATTGCGTGATGGCATCAGAAGATTAGTTCTCTAG